The Daucus carota subsp. sativus chromosome 2, DH1 v3.0, whole genome shotgun sequence genome includes a window with the following:
- the LOC108210120 gene encoding UV-stimulated scaffold protein A homolog produces the protein MEEERKTTAVAELIEKATNSIEPNLDPRLLKSIKFVVRSSELDLRIAAQTLMNLMKRDHSQVRYLTLLIIDELFMRSKLFRTLLVEKLDHLLSLSVGFRRNLPLPAPPAVASLLRSKAIEFLEKWNTTFGIHYRQLRLGYDYLKNTLRFQFPNLQANAARMQQQRSERERKTKEILLNKFQLLKGSFSTIKDEIQSTIDEIGECLDIIKSKDENMSLAPIDDEEMEEFRNSELRQIRFDSLKEGEKVHENSENKVVFDALRESYKLLVTKHLVSVQEWISVLIRVETSENRFRDLMLKEFIDIRNRVQLVKKKCEESGCILPNTKNHEEDDFWEEGQVETHGNGRINPPSKISEDTSIASTSHEKIEYAGYDDRGLNGNKPNHDGNKTDLDPLKSKLLAEAPVMNWGSFLDNWGSNRDFMAHQRGLELESHWGRVDYDAVIPAAKIAELNVQTTLYNEEPVALQECRAPLRKGGLCRRRDQRVCPFHGPIVCRDDEGKPIYQTSSVETTALDLGEDVLEQLAQQAVSNVRKNDQEEAKKKEHDKKSLKRARLAKVREHNDAVLRDAALASTSGSQHFGEDMGTMGGSSSTRNKKQTLASMLKKKVTVKDRLSQRLLNTRVRDSTTKQLTLGEDAKYREAFPNQW, from the exons ATGGAAGAAGAGAGAAAAACAACGGCGGTGGCGGAGCTGATTGAGAAGGCCACCAATTCAATCGAGCCCAATCTTGATCCACGTCTCCTTAAGTCCATCAAATTTGTGGTCCGCTCTTCTGAATTGGACCTCCGAATTGCTGCTCAAACCCTAATGAACCTCATGAAACGAGACCATTCTCAG GTAAGGTATCTTACACTTCTCATTATTGATGAATTATTTATGAGGTCAAAGCTTTTTAGAACCCTTCTTGTTGAGAAGTTGGATCATTTGTTAAGTTTAAGTGTTGGATTCAGAAGAAATTTGCCACTTCCTGCTCCACCAGCTGTTGCATCTCTTCTGCGTTCGAAGGCCATTGAATTTCTCGAGAAGTGGAACACCACTTTCGGAATTCATTATAGGCAGCTTAGATTAGGTTACGATTACCTGAAAAACACCCTTAGGTTTCAATTTCCTAATCTGCAAGCTAATGCTGCTCGAATGCAGCAGCAGAGAAGCGAAAGGGAGAGGAAGACAAAAGAAATCCTGTTGAATAAATTTCAACTTCTGAAAGGAAGTTTTTCAACAATCAAGGATGAAATACAGTCTACAATTGATGAAATAGGAGAATGCTTGGATATAATTAAATCTAAAGATGAGAATATGTCATTGGCTCCTATAGATGATGAAGAGATGGAAGAATTTCGCAATTCTGAACTACGGCAGATCCGCTTTGATTCATTGAAAGAAGGAGAGAAGGTTCATGAAAATAGTGAGAATAAAGTGGTTTTTGATGCTTTGAGGGAATCATACAAGCTATTAGTGACCAAGCATTTAGTTTCTGTTCAAGAGTGGATATCTGTTCTCATAAGGGTTGAAACATCAGAGAACAGGTTCAGGGACTTGATGTTAAAGGAGTTCATTGACATTCGCAACCGTGTCCAATTAGTAAAGAAGAAATGTGAGGAATCAGGGTGTATTCTTCCAAACACTAAAAATCACGAGGAAGATGACTTTTGGGAAGAGGGACAGGTTGAAACACATGGTAATGGGAGAATTAATCCACCCAGTAAGATAAGTGAGGATACTTCTATTGCATCTACATCTCATGAAAAAATTGAGTACGCTGGATATGATGATAGAGGATTAAATGGCAACAAGCCAAATCATGATGGTAACAAAACCGACTTAGATCCTCTGAAGAGTAAGCTTTTAGCTGAAGCTCCAGTAATGAACTGGGGTTCGTTTTTGGATAATTGGGGCTCAAATCGGGATTTTATGGCTCACCAAAGGGGACTGGAACTTGAAAGTCATTGGGGCAGGGTGGACTATGATGCAGTTATTCCGGCAGCAAAGATAGCAGAGTTGAATGTTCAAACAACTCTTTACAATGAAGAGCCTGTTGCACTCCAGGAATGTCGTGCACCATTAAGGAAAGGCGGACTTTGTCGAAGAAGAGACCAGAGAGTTTGCCCATTCCATGGTCCCATTGTTTGTCGGGACGATGAAGGCAAACCAATATATCAAACATCTTCAGTGGAGACAACTGCTCTGGATTTAGGGGAAGACGTGTTAGAACAACTGGCACAACAAGCTGTTAGTAATGTTAGGAAAAACGACCAAGAGGAAGCAAAGAAGAAAGAACATGATAAAAAGTCTTTAAAGCGAGCTAGGCTTGCAAAAGTTCGGGAACACAATGATGCTGTTTTACGAGATGCTGCCCTTGCTTCGACTTCAGGATCTCAACACTTTGGTGAGGACATGGGGACAATGGGTGGAAGTTCATCTACCAGAAACAAAAAACAGACCCTTGCATCAATGCTTAAAAAGAAAGTGACTGTGAAAGATAGATTATCTCAGAGGCTTTTGAACACACGGGTTAGGGACTCTACAACAAAACAGTTGACGCTGGGGGAAGATGCCAAATACAGAGAAGCCTTTCCGAATCAATGGTAA
- the LOC108205940 gene encoding aspartyl protease family protein 2, producing the protein MLTKSNLPLLLSLLLSLFSLSLSKSLQYNSFIPAGLSSAPTHSQALDDSLSLDQTEDNNIQTNTLSLQLHHLDSLSKPNASTPSELFTLRLQRDASRVKSISSLVARKSNLTAGDFTSSVVSGLAYGSGEYFTRLGVGTPPKYSYMVLDTGSDLVWLQCKPCLKCYSQSDPVFDPTQSTSFVGIGCGSPLCKKLDARGCSKKKKCLYQVQYGDGSFTVGRFATETLSFRKGNKVNNIAVGCGQDNEGLFVGAAGLLGLGRGELSFPSQAGPKFGSKFSYCLNDRSASSKPSSIVFGESAISKTAVFTPLKTNPKFDTFYYIDLVGISVGGERLRAVLPSLFKTDVSGNGGVILDSGTSVTRLTRPAYTALRDAFRAGATHLKTAPNFSLFDTCFDLSGQSEVKVPTVVMHFTGADVSFPASNYLIPVDSSGTFCFAFAGTNNGLSIIGNIQQQGIRVIYDLAGSRIGFAPRGCA; encoded by the coding sequence atGCTAACAAAATCAAACCTCCCTCTCTTgctctctctccttctctctctcttctccctctctctctcgaaATCTCTCCAGTACAATTCCTTCATCCCCGCTGGTCTGTCCTCCGCCCCCACTCATTCTCAAGCACTCGATGATTCTCTCTCCCTGGACCAAACAGAGGATAATAACATACAAACAAACACTCTCTCTCTACAACTACACCACCTCGACTCTCTCTCCAAACCCAATGCATCAACCCCGTCAGAGTTATTCACTCTCCGCCTCCAACGCGACGCTTCCCGCGTCAAATCCATCTCCTCCCTCGTCGCCAGAAAATCCAACCTCACCGCCGGCGATTTCACCAGCTCCGTCGTCTCCGGCCTCGCGTACGGCAGCGGCGAGTACTTCACGCGCCTGGGAGTGGGGACCCCACCCAAATACTCTTACATGGTCTTAGATACAGGCAGCGACCTCGTTTGGCTGCAGTGCAAGCCTTGCTTGAAATGTTACTCACAATCCGACCCGGTTTTCGACCCGACCCAATCTACCTCTTTTGTCGGGATCGGATGTGGGTCCCCTCTGTGTAAAAAACTCGACGCCCGAGGATGTAGCAAAAAGAAGAAATGTCTGTACCAGGTTCAATACGGCGACGGATCGTTTACTGTGGGTCGTTTCGCCACCGAAACGCTGTCGTTTCGTAAAGGTAATAAAGTTAATAATATAGCTGTTGGTTGTGGTCAAGATAATGAAGGACTTTTTGTGGGTGCGGCCGGTTTATTAGGGTTGGGCCGGGGCGAGTTGTCGTTTCCGAGTCAAGCCGGTCCGAAATTCGGTTCGAAGTTTTCTTATTGTTTAAACGACCGGTCCGCTTCTTCTAAACCGTCTTCAATTGTGTTCGGCGAGTCGGCTATTTCAAAAACCGCCGTCTTCACGCCGCTAAAAACAAACCCTAAATTCGACACATTTTACTACATTGATCTTGTCGGGATTAGTGTCGGCGGCGAGCGGCTGCGCGCCGTTTTGCCGTCGCTCTTCAAGACAGATGTTTCCGGCAACGGCGGCGTCATTCTGGATTCGGGTACTTCGGTGACCCGGTTGACCCGACCCGCTTATACAGCACTCCGTGACGCATTCCGCGCTGGCGCAACACATCTGAAGACAGCGCCGAATTTCTCACTGTTCGATACATGTTTCGATCTCTCCGGCCAGTCTGAAGTCAAGGTTCCGACGGTTGTGATGCATTTTACAGGCGCTGACGTGTCATTTCCGGCGAGTAATTATTTGATTCCGGTGGATAGTAGCGGAACATTTTGCTTTGCCTTTGCGGGTACAAATAACGGGTTATCAATAATTGGGAATATCCAACAACAGGGAATTCGGGTCATTTATGATTTGGCCGGGTCGCGAATCGGGTTTGCCCCGCGTGGGTGTGCTTAA